The region TCCTTACCAAGGAGCGGAAGCTGCCAAAGTCAGTGAGAGCCATCTTGTTATTGTCTGAGGGTCCTTCCTCTGTGTAGTGGCCTCCCGCAAAGCCTGCAGATCCTGACCTGAGACTCTGCAGATATTGTGACAGAAAGATGCATGTGTTAATGGCAAATTTTATCACTAAAAAGTGAAGGATAAGTGTGGAACTGTCATTCTTTACATTCTATTCAATTCATCTAGTCAATGGAACACTTTAACAGGGGTCAAAGATCAAAACAAATATTTGTGGACATAATTCTTCATGCTGTATATCATAAAATCTAAAATGTGAACTTCGAAGCATCCGTAAAGGGGGGAATAATGGCCTGACCCTGATGATTTTGTAGCCACTTCGCTTTTTAAAATACCAGCAGCAAAGGATGAGGAGAACTGCCAGGACGATGACCAGCAGAGCAATGCCCACCGCCCTGTGAGCACAATACGACAGAGAATAACTGAGCAGCAAATGTCACAAAATCCAAAATGCATTATGCATAATCACATTCACTATACATTTGTGTGAACCTATGTGTTGTAAATGAAAAAGTAATAGAAACAGTTGCATGTAGAGAAAAAGATTTTCTGTCAGTAGTTGCAGAATTGTGCTGTGTATGTACCCTTTACATATGAATTATTTCAATTGTGCAAAACTGTCGGCATGCGTGCTTGATTTAACACACATACTGATCAGCTCTGACATATCCTCGCCGGCTACtggaaaaataaatgttgaaGTCGCCGCGAGGCATCCCGTCTGTGCGATTACACAGCATCAAGCTGGAAGAACAGAAAACACTTTAAAACATCTTGATATCGACACACtactatatttatatttttatataaaaCATTTCAAATCAACACTTTCTTTACGTAAACTTTTTTTTAGGTAGTTATGAATTATAATACTGGACTCTAGAGAGGTGTGACCCAAGCTGTGGCCCGCAGACTACACTTTGCCTGCTTCCCCTTTGTTTAGGGCCACCATGGACATTGATAAGCTTTCTACAAATTCATAAATTGTTCTTAAGCAGATTAAAACATGtgtttattattttta is a window of Thalassophryne amazonica chromosome 17, fThaAma1.1, whole genome shotgun sequence DNA encoding:
- the mlana gene encoding melanoma antigen recognized by T-cells 1, which translates into the protein MLCNRTDGMPRGDFNIYFSSSRRGYVRADQAVGIALLVIVLAVLLILCCWYFKKRSGYKIIRSLRSGSAGFAGGHYTEEGPSDNNKMALTDFGSFRSLVPNAPAYEKISSEPLPPPYSP